One genomic segment of Acomys russatus chromosome 6, mAcoRus1.1, whole genome shotgun sequence includes these proteins:
- the C4bpa gene encoding C4b-binding protein alpha chain, giving the protein MLATKAPRGTLHKNREAAAWPFSRLCGVYGPTLFQMTVMAALWVAVFGKCGPPPDLTYAFPESETDQTDFESHTVLKYSCRPGYSRATSSQTIFCRPEGEWHISINCVKKSCRNPGDLQNGQVDVKTDFSFGAQIEFSCSKGYILVGSSTSYCEIQGKGVSWSDPFPECVIAKCGSPPDISNGKHNGGNEDFYTYGSSVTYSCDPSFTLSGNASLTCTVVNKTVGVWSPSPPTCENTCTNIPDIPHAHWLQTPKPKKEDVYEIGTVLHYRCDSGYKHATREPMTVICRKDLSWSLFKGCKGEFWFSKCVCILNVCVTGPCTLSECEICCPAPNLRSVRVVQHTKKYPKNGCAYFYDDTILYKCREAVLSATCKSDGTWHPQTPTCYQSCDFPPDIAHGHYTKSSSYYYGHRATYKCDEGYRLVGEATISCQLSQWTPAAPQCKALCRKPEIENGMLSPDKDQYIESENVTIQCYSGFDILGSHSISCSENGTWYPEVPQCEWVAPKDCEYVFTGKKMMQCLPSSNDVKMALEVYKLFLEIKLLETQIDKAK; this is encoded by the exons ATGCTCGCCACAAAGGCTCCACGTGGGACACTTCATAAAAACAGAGAGGCCGCGGCCTGGCCCTTCTCTAGGCTCTGCGGAGTCTATGGCCCAACGTTGTTCCAAATGACCGTCATGGCTGCTCTTTGGGTTGCTGTTTTTG GCAAATGTGGTCCACCACCGGATTTAACCTATGCCTTTCCAGAAAGTGAGACGGATCAGACAGACTTCGAAAGTCATACTGTCCTGAAATACAGTTGCCGCCCTGGCTATAGCAGGGCAACATCAAGCCAGACTATTTTCTGCAGACCTGAGGGAGAATGGCACATTAGTATAAACTGTGTCA AAAAGTCATGCAGGAACCCGGGAGACTTACAGAACGGACAGGTGGACGTTAAGACAGATTTCTCTTTTGGAGCACAGATAGAATTCAGTTGCTCAAAAGG ATATATCTTAGTTGGCTCATCCACTAGTTACTGTGAAATCCAAGGTAAAGGAGTTTCCTGGAGTGATCCCTTCCCAGAATGTGTAA TTGCCAAGTGTGGGTCCCCTCCAGACATCAGCAACGGGAAACACAATGGTGGAAATGAGGACTTCTACACATACGGCTCCTCAGTCACCTACAGCTGTGATCCCAGCTTCACACTCTCTGGCAATGCCTCCCTTACCTGCACTGTGGTGAACAAAACAGTAGGTGTTTGGAGCCCAAGTCCCCCTACTTGTGAAA ATACTTGCACTAATATCCCAGACATCCCACATGCTCACTGGCTACAAACTCCCAAGCCAAAAAAAGAAGATGTGTATGAGATTGGGACTGTGTTACACTACCGCTGTGATTCTGGCTACAAGCATGCTACAAGAGAGCCCATGACTGTGATTTGTCGGAAGGATCTCAGCTGGAGCCTGTTCAAAGGATGTAAGGGTGAGTTTTGgttttcaaaatgtgtgtgtatattaaatGTCTGTGTGACTGGACCTTGTACCTTAAGTGAATGTG agatATGTTGTCCAGCACCAAACCTAAGGAGTGTTAGAGTCGTTCAACATACAAAAAAGTATCCCAAGAATGGCTGTGCTTATTTCTATGATGACACAATATTATACAAATGCCGCGAAGCCGTCCTTTCAGCTACTTGCAAATCAGATGGCACATGGCATCCCCAAACACCAACATGTTATCAGA GTTGTGATTTCCCTCCTGACATTGCCCACGGACATTATACAAAATCTAGTTCGTACTACTACGGGCATCGGGCTACATATAAATGTGATGAAGGATACCGGCTGGTTGGAGAGGCAACCATCTCCTGCCAGCTTTCACAATGGACGCCAGCAGCTCCACAGTGTAAAG CCCTATGCCGGAAACCAGAGATAGAAAATGGAATGCTGTCTCCCGACAAAGACCAGTATATTGAATCTGAAAATGTCACCATCCAGTGTTATTCTGGTTTTGACATACTAGGTTCCCACAGCATCTCTTGTTCAGAGAACGGAACCTGGTACCCAGAGGTGCCTCAGTGTGAGTGG GTGGCCCCTAAAGATTGTGAGTATGTGTTCACAGGCAAGAAGATGATGCAATGTCTGCCAAGTTCAAATGATGTGAAAATGGCCCTGGAAGTATATAAGCTGTTTCTGGAGATTAAACTATTAGAGACCCAGATAGACAAAGCAAAATAG